One genomic region from Euzebya tangerina encodes:
- a CDS encoding LLM class flavin-dependent oxidoreductase — protein MRDLPRTTLMPWGESMAELGQAARAADEAGVAGLWSAELQRSATITASVLAANSEHAVVGTGIAWAFCRTPMTTALEAMDLDEQSQGRFVLGLGSGVRRLVESWHGAEFDHPVERLEETVEVIRAVIAGAPDEEEIEAGGELVSTSIRGWDRGHTQPRRAIPVYLAAVGPKMCDLAGRVADGWLGHELGSPEYLDQVVLPRIREGLEASGRDRSDIDLVASGCCVIDEDGPAARRRAAGLVAFYATVKTYADFFAFHGFGDEAAAIREAFRSGDTAAMIAAVPDEMVAALTFAGTPDEVEEKRAAYAGLVDGLKLSPPTHLVCTEVTREAQASILDHLGRAA, from the coding sequence ATGCGTGATCTGCCGCGCACCACCCTGATGCCCTGGGGTGAGTCGATGGCCGAACTCGGTCAGGCAGCCCGAGCGGCGGACGAGGCTGGCGTCGCGGGGCTCTGGAGCGCCGAACTGCAGCGCTCGGCCACCATCACCGCGTCCGTGCTGGCGGCCAACTCCGAGCACGCGGTCGTCGGGACCGGCATCGCCTGGGCCTTCTGCCGGACTCCCATGACCACGGCCCTGGAGGCCATGGACCTCGACGAGCAGAGCCAGGGCCGGTTCGTCCTCGGCCTCGGCTCCGGTGTGCGTCGACTGGTCGAGTCGTGGCACGGCGCCGAGTTCGACCACCCGGTCGAGCGGCTGGAGGAGACCGTCGAGGTGATCCGCGCCGTCATCGCCGGCGCACCAGACGAAGAAGAGATCGAGGCGGGCGGAGAGCTGGTGTCCACCTCGATCCGCGGCTGGGACCGAGGGCACACCCAGCCACGCCGAGCCATCCCCGTCTACCTGGCAGCCGTCGGGCCGAAGATGTGCGATCTGGCCGGACGGGTGGCCGATGGGTGGCTGGGGCACGAGCTCGGATCGCCCGAGTACCTGGACCAGGTCGTTCTGCCCCGGATTCGCGAGGGGCTGGAGGCCAGCGGCCGGGACCGGTCCGACATCGACCTGGTCGCCTCGGGCTGCTGTGTGATCGACGAGGACGGTCCGGCGGCCCGGCGGCGCGCGGCCGGTCTGGTTGCCTTCTACGCCACGGTGAAGACCTACGCGGACTTCTTCGCCTTCCACGGCTTCGGCGACGAGGCCGCCGCGATCCGCGAGGCCTTCCGCTCGGGCGACACCGCTGCCATGATCGCGGCTGTGCCTGATGAGATGGTCGCCGCCCTGACGTTCGCCGGCACCCCGGACGAGGTGGAGGAGAAGCGCGCGGCCTACGCGGGGCTGGTCGACGGGCTGAAGCTGAGCCCCCCGACCCACCTGGTGTGCACTGAGGTGACCCGTGAGGCCCAGGCGTCCATCCTGGATCACCTCGGGAGGGCCGCGTGA
- a CDS encoding MaoC family dehydratase encodes MADVADWQGRYFEDFAVGDVHQHQRGRTISEVDNTWFTLLTMNTNQMHFNRHYAERSTFGKLLVNSGFTIALVLGMTVQDLSENAIANLAMTDIALTHPVFVGDTLYAESKITDLRESNSRPYAGIVSAMTRGLNQDGDVVMTYNRTVMVYKRSAPQDKDLFPRAEEPWPDA; translated from the coding sequence ATGGCCGACGTGGCGGACTGGCAGGGGCGGTACTTCGAGGACTTCGCGGTCGGGGACGTCCATCAGCACCAGCGTGGCCGGACCATATCGGAGGTCGACAACACCTGGTTCACGTTGCTGACGATGAACACCAACCAGATGCACTTCAACCGCCACTACGCCGAGCGGTCCACGTTCGGCAAGCTGTTGGTCAACAGCGGCTTCACCATCGCGCTGGTCCTCGGGATGACGGTGCAGGACCTCTCCGAGAACGCGATCGCCAACCTCGCGATGACCGACATCGCGCTGACCCACCCGGTGTTCGTCGGCGACACGCTGTACGCCGAGAGCAAGATCACCGACCTGCGGGAGTCCAACTCGCGCCCCTACGCCGGCATCGTCTCGGCGATGACCCGCGGGCTGAACCAGGACGGCGATGTGGTGATGACGTACAACCGGACCGTGATGGTCTACAAGCGCTCAGCACCCCAGGACAAGGACCTGTTCCCCCGTGCAGAGGAGCCGTGGCCCGATGCGTGA
- a CDS encoding CaiB/BaiF CoA transferase family protein, whose protein sequence is MPDAPLSDIRVIAVEQYGAGPFGSLHLADLGAEVIKIEDARTGGDVGRYVPPFADAEAEDSLFFQTFNRGKRSLSLDLSTAAGQEVLRDLVAGADAVYSNLRGDLPERLGITYDALADVNPMIVCASVSGYGMTGPRAKDPAYDYILQGLTGWMSLTGEPDGPPTKTGLSLVDYLGGVLGAFSLLAGVHQARRDGIGCDCDVSLFDVAVSMLTYPATWWLNESHQATRRADSAHPSLVPFQNFRTADGWMVVGCAKEKFFVRLAEAIGRPELATDPRYVDFTARAEHRESLLDILIQTFQTKPTAEWLAILGDAGVPSGPVNDVATALQDPQIEARGSIVTVDHPRRGELRLPGTAVRVGDQGPGRAAAPERDADAAVLMAELGYDEARVRTLRDAGAFGSVADG, encoded by the coding sequence ATGCCCGACGCCCCCCTGAGCGACATCCGGGTGATCGCGGTCGAGCAGTACGGGGCTGGCCCGTTCGGTTCGCTGCACCTGGCTGATCTCGGGGCCGAGGTCATCAAGATCGAGGATGCGAGGACCGGTGGCGATGTCGGGCGGTACGTGCCGCCGTTCGCGGATGCCGAGGCCGAGGACAGCCTGTTCTTCCAGACCTTCAACCGTGGCAAGCGGTCCCTCTCCCTCGACCTGTCCACGGCGGCCGGGCAGGAGGTGCTTCGCGATCTGGTCGCGGGGGCGGACGCCGTCTACTCCAACCTCCGTGGTGACCTGCCCGAGCGGCTCGGCATCACCTACGACGCCCTGGCCGACGTCAACCCGATGATCGTGTGTGCCTCGGTGTCGGGGTACGGCATGACCGGCCCGCGGGCCAAGGACCCCGCCTACGACTACATCCTCCAGGGGCTGACCGGGTGGATGTCGCTGACGGGTGAGCCGGATGGACCACCCACGAAGACCGGTCTGTCGCTGGTCGACTACCTGGGTGGTGTCCTCGGAGCCTTCTCCCTGCTGGCCGGCGTCCACCAGGCGCGGCGCGACGGGATCGGCTGCGACTGTGACGTCTCCCTGTTCGACGTGGCTGTCTCGATGCTCACCTACCCGGCCACGTGGTGGTTGAACGAGTCTCACCAGGCAACCCGCCGGGCCGACTCCGCCCATCCGTCGCTGGTCCCCTTCCAGAACTTCCGGACCGCCGACGGCTGGATGGTGGTCGGCTGTGCGAAGGAGAAGTTCTTCGTGCGCCTGGCCGAGGCCATCGGCAGGCCCGAGCTGGCGACGGACCCCCGCTACGTCGACTTCACGGCCCGGGCCGAACATCGAGAGTCGCTGCTCGACATCCTGATCCAGACCTTCCAGACCAAGCCGACGGCGGAGTGGTTGGCGATCCTCGGTGATGCCGGAGTGCCGTCAGGCCCGGTCAACGACGTGGCCACCGCCTTGCAGGATCCGCAGATCGAGGCTCGCGGCTCGATCGTCACCGTCGACCATCCGCGGCGCGGCGAGCTACGACTGCCGGGGACCGCCGTCCGCGTCGGTGACCAGGGACCGGGACGGGCGGCGGCGCCCGAGCGGGACGCCGACGCCGCGGTGCTGATGGCAGAGCTGGGCTACGACGAGGCGCGGGTGCGAACACTCCGCGATGCAGGCGCCTTCGGGTCGGTGGCCGACGGATGA
- a CDS encoding MmgE/PrpD family protein, with product MTLAADLAEWAENATIPDHVEDVVARHLADALTCAWAGRGTPVVQSALAAVAGDAGPCRLPGLGVSLAAPSAALVLGTAIHALDFDDTHAAGLVHASAPTVAAGLAVGQVQGSRPVEILAAIAVGMEIICRLGTAVRHGFHARGFHATSVCGTPAAAAVAARLSGADKQGIAAAMTLATSMSSGLLEFLADGSSTKQVHPGWAAHAGVMAARLAGQGIAGPAAALEGTNGLFATFTGTAVPPEAVTDALDERWEATRITIKPYPACQLVHAALDAAVEIGPQVDEHGLADITSITVDLPRAAADVVAEPDATKRRPRTPYEAKFSLVWSLAAMLHDGAVTATTFAAGRLADPALLALVDRTDVRLVESDGPAAAAPGRVAITWVDGHTAEGRVAHSSGGPDDPDLDQVVQRKMVAALGSERATALATAVDGLRRSGSPAALEVMLAALEDTTPPQLTGSTT from the coding sequence GTGACCCTCGCCGCAGACCTGGCGGAGTGGGCTGAGAACGCAACGATCCCGGACCACGTCGAGGACGTTGTCGCTCGGCACCTCGCCGATGCCCTGACCTGCGCCTGGGCCGGTCGCGGGACGCCGGTCGTGCAGTCGGCGCTGGCAGCGGTCGCGGGTGACGCAGGTCCCTGCAGGCTGCCCGGTCTCGGCGTGTCGCTGGCTGCCCCCTCTGCCGCGCTCGTACTCGGTACCGCCATCCACGCCTTGGACTTCGACGACACCCACGCTGCAGGCCTGGTCCACGCCTCAGCGCCAACCGTCGCCGCGGGGCTGGCCGTCGGGCAGGTACAGGGCTCCCGGCCGGTTGAGATCCTCGCCGCCATCGCGGTCGGGATGGAGATCATCTGCCGACTCGGCACGGCGGTCCGCCACGGCTTCCACGCCCGCGGGTTCCACGCCACATCGGTGTGCGGCACCCCCGCGGCCGCCGCGGTGGCAGCCCGCCTATCCGGCGCTGACAAGCAGGGGATCGCGGCTGCCATGACCCTGGCCACGTCGATGTCCTCGGGACTGCTCGAATTCCTGGCCGATGGCTCATCGACCAAGCAGGTCCACCCGGGGTGGGCGGCACACGCCGGGGTCATGGCAGCTCGGCTTGCAGGACAGGGCATCGCCGGCCCCGCCGCCGCGCTGGAGGGGACGAACGGCCTCTTCGCCACCTTCACCGGGACGGCGGTTCCGCCCGAAGCTGTCACCGACGCTCTGGATGAGCGGTGGGAGGCGACCCGCATCACGATCAAGCCCTACCCGGCCTGCCAACTGGTCCACGCCGCGCTGGACGCGGCCGTCGAGATCGGCCCGCAGGTGGACGAGCACGGCCTGGCCGACATCACGTCCATCACGGTCGACCTGCCCAGAGCGGCCGCTGACGTTGTCGCCGAACCCGACGCGACCAAGCGCCGGCCACGAACGCCGTACGAGGCCAAGTTCTCCCTGGTCTGGTCGCTCGCGGCGATGCTGCACGACGGCGCGGTGACGGCCACGACGTTCGCCGCGGGGCGGCTGGCAGACCCGGCGCTGCTCGCACTGGTGGACCGGACCGACGTCCGGCTGGTCGAGTCGGACGGCCCGGCCGCCGCAGCACCCGGACGGGTCGCCATCACCTGGGTCGACGGTCACACCGCCGAGGGCCGCGTGGCGCACAGCAGCGGCGGCCCCGACGACCCCGATCTGGACCAGGTGGTCCAGCGCAAGATGGTGGCGGCCCTCGGCTCGGAGCGGGCGACGGCGCTGGCGACAGCCGTTGACGGTTTGCGCCGGAGCGGCAGCCCCGCAGCCCTCGAGGTGATGCTCGCCGCCCTCGAGGACACCACACCCCCGCAGCTGACAGGATCCACGACGTGA
- a CDS encoding RidA family protein: MTFTPITPTDFPWFDYQRYSFSLGLRTGGAEGKVVLSGHSASEYSPDRGRIVVDGDMRAQANTAYDKVERILEAAGLTLEDCVKVTENITRAGIDDVAIAAEVRRERVGSAAPAVNTICVDALLRPDALIEVAITAAPGGGRAVVADSTRPGLLADAPARAAEGITYLPSVLPVDDDGKILGEDLLTQTEAVYDRAARMLEDAGLAWSNVGFVVDFTTPDTLRDYKKTGRIRRDHLAAPYPGSAGILMSRLAHPGALIQLDLMASTAPLEAINPGWERYEKLTYSPAVRAGNVLFMSGQAALDPETEQAVHAGDIAAQAEYTYGNIITVLEAAGAGPEHLVETVEFVTPAGLPRYRETAAVRSRLLAEPYPSSTGIICQGLLRPEFELEVLPLAILDDAAAAGGDPHAEGTS, from the coding sequence GTGACCTTCACCCCCATCACCCCGACGGACTTCCCCTGGTTCGACTACCAGCGCTACAGCTTCTCCCTCGGCCTGCGCACCGGTGGTGCCGAGGGGAAGGTGGTGCTGTCCGGCCACTCGGCGTCGGAGTACAGCCCCGACCGCGGGCGGATCGTGGTCGACGGTGACATGCGAGCGCAGGCGAACACGGCGTACGACAAGGTCGAGCGGATCCTGGAGGCCGCGGGGCTGACGCTGGAGGACTGTGTCAAGGTCACCGAGAACATCACCCGTGCCGGGATCGACGACGTCGCCATCGCCGCGGAGGTCCGGCGCGAGCGAGTGGGCTCGGCCGCGCCGGCCGTCAACACCATCTGCGTCGACGCGCTGCTCCGGCCCGACGCGCTCATCGAGGTCGCCATCACGGCGGCCCCCGGCGGCGGCCGGGCCGTGGTCGCCGACTCCACCCGCCCGGGGCTGCTGGCCGACGCGCCGGCTCGCGCGGCCGAGGGCATCACCTATCTGCCATCGGTCCTGCCGGTGGACGACGACGGCAAGATCCTCGGTGAGGACCTCCTCACCCAGACCGAGGCCGTCTACGACCGGGCGGCCCGCATGCTGGAGGACGCCGGTCTGGCTTGGTCGAACGTCGGCTTCGTGGTCGACTTCACGACGCCGGACACCCTCCGGGACTACAAGAAGACCGGTCGGATCCGCCGCGACCACCTGGCCGCCCCCTACCCCGGATCGGCCGGGATCCTGATGTCGCGCCTGGCACACCCGGGCGCGCTGATCCAGCTGGACCTGATGGCATCGACGGCGCCGCTGGAGGCCATCAACCCCGGCTGGGAGCGCTACGAGAAGCTGACCTACTCGCCGGCGGTCAGGGCCGGCAACGTGCTGTTCATGTCCGGCCAGGCGGCGCTGGATCCCGAGACCGAACAGGCCGTCCACGCCGGCGACATCGCCGCCCAGGCCGAGTACACCTATGGCAACATCATCACCGTCCTCGAGGCTGCCGGGGCCGGGCCCGAGCACCTGGTAGAGACCGTCGAGTTCGTCACGCCCGCCGGGCTACCGCGCTACCGCGAGACCGCGGCCGTCCGCTCGCGGCTGCTGGCCGAGCCATATCCATCCTCGACAGGAATCATCTGCCAGGGTCTGCTACGACCCGAGTTCGAGCTCGAGGTCCTGCCACTCGCGATCCTCGACGACGCTGCCGCCGCGGGTGGGGATCCGCATGCGGAGGGTACGTCGTGA
- a CDS encoding FAS1-like dehydratase domain-containing protein — MSLLTDELRARIGEQATYTAPEPLGRAAIRYFAVAIGDTNPVYTDAGAAADAGFADVVAPPTFVVETNAYADRQPDAMGSIGHRWDIEIPGTREIRGGHTYEFGRPAQPEDVLHVTWRLDDAVEKTGRDGRAMLIVTSSQTVATTTGDHLATNVETTIYQALDAPR, encoded by the coding sequence GTGAGCCTGCTCACCGATGAGCTCCGCGCCCGGATCGGCGAGCAGGCCACCTACACCGCGCCGGAGCCGCTGGGCCGTGCCGCCATCCGGTACTTCGCCGTGGCGATCGGCGACACCAATCCGGTGTACACCGACGCAGGCGCTGCGGCCGACGCCGGGTTCGCCGATGTCGTGGCCCCGCCGACCTTCGTCGTGGAGACCAACGCGTACGCCGACCGGCAGCCTGACGCGATGGGCTCGATCGGGCACCGCTGGGACATCGAGATCCCGGGGACCCGGGAGATCCGGGGCGGCCACACCTACGAGTTCGGTCGCCCTGCCCAGCCCGAGGACGTCCTGCACGTGACCTGGCGGCTGGACGACGCCGTGGAGAAGACCGGTCGGGACGGCCGCGCGATGCTGATCGTCACCTCCTCCCAGACCGTCGCCACGACCACGGGCGACCACCTGGCCACCAACGTGGAGACCACCATCTACCAGGCCCTGGACGCACCTCGATGA
- a CDS encoding MaoC/PaaZ C-terminal domain-containing protein: MSAPSVGTELPPFTRHLDSVTLVAYAGATWDWYATHHDADAAAEAGLPSPIVDGQQLGAMLAAQALAGLPPGSWPTRMAFRFSAMVFAGETATVTGTVTAAGDGLVTITQQITTDAGTVAIRGAETVVRLPAGEGAA; this comes from the coding sequence ATGAGCGCCCCGAGCGTCGGGACCGAGCTGCCGCCCTTCACCCGTCACCTGGACAGCGTCACGCTGGTCGCCTATGCCGGCGCCACCTGGGACTGGTACGCCACCCACCACGACGCCGACGCCGCCGCAGAGGCCGGCCTGCCCAGCCCGATCGTCGACGGGCAGCAGTTGGGCGCAATGCTCGCAGCGCAGGCGCTGGCCGGCCTCCCGCCCGGCAGCTGGCCGACCCGGATGGCGTTCCGCTTCAGCGCCATGGTGTTCGCCGGTGAGACCGCCACGGTCACGGGGACCGTCACCGCCGCCGGGGACGGTCTGGTCACCATCACCCAGCAGATCACCACCGACGCGGGGACCGTCGCCATCCGCGGAGCAGAGACGGTCGTCCGACTGCCTGCCGGCGAGGGAGCCGCATGA